The DNA region TAAAGAATATTCTTCCGAACATAACGAAAGTGAAAATGTGCTTCCCGAAATACAAATGTTTCAAAATGCTATAGAATTTGGGCAAACCAAGCTCCGCGAATGCATGGTGCCTCGCAATGAAATAGTAGCAGTTGAAGAAAATGATGACACATCTGAACTTTTGAAGAAATTCGTCAATTCAGGACATTCAAAAATTTTAGTTTATTCTAAACACATTGATAATATTGTTGGTTACACACATTCTTTTGATATTTTTTCAACTCCCGAAAACATTAAGTCAATTATTAAACCTATAATTTATGCCCCGGAAACCATGCTTGCCAAAGATGTTATGCCATTGTTAATTCAACAGCACAAAAGCGTTGCTGTTGTTGTGGACGAATTTGGCGGCACATCAGGCATGATTACACTGGAAGACCTGATTGAAGAAATTATTGGAGAAATTGAGGACGAGTTTGATGTGGACGAACCTGTTGAAAGAAAAATAAATGACAACGAATTTGTTTTATCAGGGAGGCTGGAAATTGATTATTTAAATGAAAAGTATCAGCTTGATATACCCGAAAACGATGAATATGAAACCATTGCCGGGTTTATTATCCATCAAATAGGACGAATACCCGCCGAGAAGGAAATTTTAAATATTCCCCCGCTTATTATTTCTGTGGTTAAAGCCAGTAATAAACGTATTGAACAGGTATTTATACAGAAATCAATACACAATAATTTATAACAAATTATTTTCTAATTTCACATAATATTGTACATTTGCAAACTTATTTAAAAAAGATATTTTATGGCAATTATAGGAAAATTAAGAAAACATTCAGCATTAATTGTAATATTGATCGGTGTTGCTATTGCCGGTTTTGTTTTACAGGATTTATTCAGGAAGGGCGGCAGGGGTAGCGGGGATGTTGATTTTCTTGCAAAGATTGGTAATGAAAAAATTGCCAGAATTGATTTTGACCAAAAAGTTGAAGAACAAATTGAAATTATAAAACAAAATCAGCAAAAAGAAAACCTGACTTCTGCAGAGAATTTTCAGGCAATGGCACAGGCATGGGAGCGCTTGGAACGACAGATGATTATGCAAAAAGAGTTTGAAGAACTGGGACTGGCTGTTGAATACAACAAAAGCATTACAGCCTCTATTTCACCAGAAGAACTATACGAGCTGATGCTGGGAAACAACATGCATCCTTATATTGCCCAGACATTCACCGATCCGAATACGGGCAAAGTTAACAAACAACAGATACAAAATATTGTAGAAAATTTTGACCAGCTAAGCGATGAAGATAAGATTCAATGGAAACGTCTGGAACAGGGTATCAAAGAAGACCGCCTTAATACAAAATATAATAACCTGGTGGAAAAAGCTTTTTACATGCCCAAAGCTTTTCTGCAGCGTTATGCCGACGAAGCAAGCCAGACAGCCAAATTGCGGTTTTTCGGAATAAAATACCAGACTATTTCCGACAGTGCTGTTACAGTAGCTGAGGAAGATTATAAGAAATTTTATGAAGACCACAAGTATGAATATGAGCAGGAAAAATCCTGTGATATTGATTATGTTATTTTTGAAGTGGTCCCCTCAAAAGAAGACCTTGAAGCTATTAAACAAAAAGTGGAGAGCTTATATAATGAGTTTCAGGCGCTGGCACCCGTAGATGTTGAAAGCTATGTTAAAGCCCACAGTGATGAAACTTATGACAGCAGCTTCTTTAAAAAAGGCCAGCTTTCCGTGAAACTGGATTCTTTTATGTTTGCATCAGATGTTGGCGCCATTATTCCCCCTTATCAGGAAGATAAGGCATATTATATGGCAAGACTTGTTCAGATAAAAAACAGACCTGACTCATTGAAAGCCAGCCACATTTTAATTGCATATAAAGAAGCTCCAAACCCATTGCAAAATATTACAAGAACAAAAGATCAAGCAAAAAAAATTGCCGACAGTTTATATGAAGTGGTAAAAAAAGATGCAAAAATTTTTGGCACTCTGGCTTCCGTGAATTCTGATTTCCCTACAGCAAATAAAGATGGAGGCGATCTTGGATGGATTGTTGACGGAGACAACGAAATGAAATTCTTTTTTGACTCTGCTTACGTTTTAAAAACAGGAGATGTGAAAGTGATTGAATCAAGCATGGGTTATCACGTTTTGTACCTTACAGATAAAAAAGAATCTTACAAGAAAGTTAAGGTTGCTGTTCTAAAGAAAGACATTAAAGCAAGTAGCGAAACTTTTAATAAGTACCTAACAGATGCCAGTGCTTTTGCAGGCGAAAACCGAACCGCAGAACAATTTGAAAAAACAGTAGCGGAAAAAGGACTGAACAAACGTTCAGCCCAGTTTGTCAGGGAGATGGATTATTCAATACCCGGTTTGGAATCAGCAAGGGGCATCATTCGTTGGGCATTTAACAAAGACACGAAAACAGGAACAGTATCAGAGCAAGTGTTTGATGATGATGGGAAATATATAGTAGTTGTTTTGAAAGAAAAACGCGAAAAAGGTATTGCACCTCTGGAGCAGGTGAAAACATATATAGAACCCCTTGTGAAACGCGAAAAGAAAGCAGAAAAAATAGTTGAACAGATAAATACTGCAAGTGGAAACGATTTGTATCAAATAGCTGCAAAAATAAATGCCGTGGTGGATACCGTGGATGCATTGACATTGTCAGCTTACAATTTCCCTGATTTCGGGCCGGAACCGGAACTTATTGGAACCATATTCACTCTGAATAAAAACTCCGTGTCAAAACCTATCAAAGGAAAGATGGCTGTCTATAAAGTTGTAGTTGACGATTTTATCCAGCCGCCTGCACAAATAAATACGGACATGGTGAAAATGCAACTGGCAAGCTATTTCCGTCAGAGAGTAAGCAATGATTTATTCAAAGCTATAAAAGACAAAACCGAAATTGTGGATAACAGGATTTTCTTTTATTAAAAAATCTGGGAATAAAAATTATTTGTGGCTTACTACTAATTTCTTGGTGTAATAAATATTATTTTCTATAATCACGGAATAAAAATATATTCCTTCAGGTAGTTGATAGGTATCAATACGAACATTTCCTTTTTTCTCGATTAGCTGAAATTTTAAAACTTCATTTCCCATCATGTCATGTAAAACAATGCTGTTCTGATATCCTGCGAAAGGGAAAATATAATTTATGTATGTACTTTTATCGCTGGGATTGGGATAAGCAGAAGAAATGTATAGGTTCTCGTGTATGTCTGATATACCGGCAGGCATTACTACATATTTGGCAACAAAAGAAACAGAATCGTTTGGGCTGTTCATGTCAAAGAATGTGTACATAACATAAGATGTGCCTTCGAAACCCTTGGGGTCGTACTCGCCAACAAAACTTGAATTGTTAGTTTCCCCTGCATTTATAGCCACATAATCGTCAGACACGAAAACATCAGCACCCCAGCAACTGCCTGCCCAGCAAAAAGTTGCTTCTGCGCCGGGAACCAGAAAATTTATTTTTTTTCTCACCTTAACATTAATTGAACTTGTCCCGTTATTTGTAACATACATGGGACAGGTCAGCAAGGGGCCTAACGCACCGGAAACTGTTATTTCAGTGCCGTTGGAGACATTGCCGTCGTCATTTGATAATGTAAGATTCTGGCCTCTTGTAGTCAGAAAGGATATTAAAATAATGGTTGTGAGTAGTATTAATTTTTTCATAATT from Bacteroidales bacterium includes:
- a CDS encoding hemolysin family protein; protein product: MEYNYIIALISVLFSALFSGAEIAFVTSNKLKIELDKKNRKITNRILSGFMNKPSDFVSTLLIGNTIALVFFGMSMARILAPVIIKILPEYLLSDFLIMIFQSVISTLIILILAEFTPKVLFRLNPNRILQFFAVPLFAIFYLLFPLQFLFVKTSEFILKFVFKLKLSGEKYLFSHADLNNYIKEYSSEHNESENVLPEIQMFQNAIEFGQTKLRECMVPRNEIVAVEENDDTSELLKKFVNSGHSKILVYSKHIDNIVGYTHSFDIFSTPENIKSIIKPIIYAPETMLAKDVMPLLIQQHKSVAVVVDEFGGTSGMITLEDLIEEIIGEIEDEFDVDEPVERKINDNEFVLSGRLEIDYLNEKYQLDIPENDEYETIAGFIIHQIGRIPAEKEILNIPPLIISVVKASNKRIEQVFIQKSIHNNL
- a CDS encoding peptidylprolyl isomerase, yielding MAIIGKLRKHSALIVILIGVAIAGFVLQDLFRKGGRGSGDVDFLAKIGNEKIARIDFDQKVEEQIEIIKQNQQKENLTSAENFQAMAQAWERLERQMIMQKEFEELGLAVEYNKSITASISPEELYELMLGNNMHPYIAQTFTDPNTGKVNKQQIQNIVENFDQLSDEDKIQWKRLEQGIKEDRLNTKYNNLVEKAFYMPKAFLQRYADEASQTAKLRFFGIKYQTISDSAVTVAEEDYKKFYEDHKYEYEQEKSCDIDYVIFEVVPSKEDLEAIKQKVESLYNEFQALAPVDVESYVKAHSDETYDSSFFKKGQLSVKLDSFMFASDVGAIIPPYQEDKAYYMARLVQIKNRPDSLKASHILIAYKEAPNPLQNITRTKDQAKKIADSLYEVVKKDAKIFGTLASVNSDFPTANKDGGDLGWIVDGDNEMKFFFDSAYVLKTGDVKVIESSMGYHVLYLTDKKESYKKVKVAVLKKDIKASSETFNKYLTDASAFAGENRTAEQFEKTVAEKGLNKRSAQFVREMDYSIPGLESARGIIRWAFNKDTKTGTVSEQVFDDDGKYIVVVLKEKREKGIAPLEQVKTYIEPLVKREKKAEKIVEQINTASGNDLYQIAAKINAVVDTVDALTLSAYNFPDFGPEPELIGTIFTLNKNSVSKPIKGKMAVYKVVVDDFIQPPAQINTDMVKMQLASYFRQRVSNDLFKAIKDKTEIVDNRIFFY
- a CDS encoding T9SS type A sorting domain-containing protein encodes the protein MKKLILLTTIILISFLTTRGQNLTLSNDDGNVSNGTEITVSGALGPLLTCPMYVTNNGTSSINVKVRKKINFLVPGAEATFCWAGSCWGADVFVSDDYVAINAGETNNSSFVGEYDPKGFEGTSYVMYTFFDMNSPNDSVSFVAKYVVMPAGISDIHENLYISSAYPNPSDKSTYINYIFPFAGYQNSIVLHDMMGNEVLKFQLIEKKGNVRIDTYQLPEGIYFYSVIIENNIYYTKKLVVSHK